In the Corynebacterium suedekumii genome, one interval contains:
- a CDS encoding protoporphyrinogen oxidase: MRYAIIGAGLAGLVAAVEIRRADPDAHIDVLEAEDRIGGKLFTVPFESGPTDMGAEAFLARRQDAVEYVASLGLGDELVHPSGLRSLVYSGGTVHDLPAGGVMGIPATSAPVAHLVSTDTAARIDAEGDQDSIPWQVGGDMSVGRLVRERYGDEVADRVVSALLGGVYSCQADDLGIRATIPQLAVALDELAEAGEKVTLSGAVARCEAARPTPAPGAVPAPVFATFRGGYAQFYEALAEASGADIHLDAFVSGITRGVGGFTITGGGEGTYDRVLLATPAPTTAMLLRQLVPAAAEALKAVKLASSAVVGMKFDSAEGLPENSGILVAADEPEVQAKAFTLSSKKWPHLGERGGALVRASFGRFGDDAIVRADEDALVDWALDDLETLTGFDGRAAGLAEIYVQRWFGGLPRYDETHLATVDTVRTALTDAPGIDVTGAWTGGVGVPAVIADARAAATRLLG, from the coding sequence GTGCGCTACGCCATCATCGGCGCCGGCCTCGCCGGCCTCGTCGCCGCCGTGGAGATTCGCCGCGCCGACCCGGACGCCCACATCGACGTCCTCGAGGCCGAGGACCGTATCGGCGGCAAGCTGTTCACCGTCCCCTTCGAGTCCGGCCCCACCGACATGGGCGCCGAGGCGTTCCTCGCCCGGCGACAGGACGCCGTCGAGTATGTGGCGTCCCTCGGCCTGGGCGACGAACTCGTCCACCCCTCCGGCCTGCGCTCCCTGGTCTACTCCGGCGGCACCGTCCACGATCTGCCGGCCGGCGGCGTCATGGGCATCCCCGCCACCTCCGCCCCCGTCGCCCACCTCGTCTCCACCGACACCGCCGCGCGTATCGACGCCGAGGGTGACCAGGACAGCATCCCCTGGCAGGTCGGTGGTGACATGAGCGTCGGCCGCCTGGTCCGCGAACGCTACGGCGACGAGGTCGCCGACCGCGTCGTCTCCGCCCTGCTCGGCGGCGTGTACTCCTGCCAGGCCGACGACCTGGGCATCCGCGCCACCATCCCGCAGCTGGCCGTCGCGTTGGACGAGTTGGCCGAGGCAGGGGAGAAGGTCACCCTCTCCGGTGCCGTCGCCCGCTGCGAGGCCGCCCGCCCCACCCCCGCGCCGGGGGCGGTGCCGGCGCCGGTGTTCGCCACTTTCCGTGGCGGCTACGCCCAGTTCTACGAGGCCCTCGCCGAGGCCTCGGGTGCCGACATCCACCTCGACGCCTTCGTCTCCGGCATCACCCGCGGCGTCGGCGGCTTCACCATCACCGGCGGTGGGGAGGGCACGTACGACCGCGTGCTCCTGGCCACCCCGGCCCCCACCACCGCCATGCTGCTGCGCCAGTTGGTGCCCGCCGCCGCCGAGGCCCTCAAGGCCGTCAAGCTCGCCTCCTCCGCCGTGGTGGGCATGAAGTTCGACTCCGCCGAGGGGCTGCCGGAGAACTCCGGCATCCTCGTCGCCGCGGACGAGCCCGAGGTCCAGGCGAAGGCCTTCACCCTCTCCTCGAAGAAGTGGCCGCACCTGGGGGAGCGGGGCGGCGCCCTCGTCCGTGCCAGCTTCGGCCGCTTCGGCGACGACGCCATCGTCCGCGCCGACGAGGACGCACTTGTCGACTGGGCCCTCGACGACCTGGAGACCCTCACCGGCTTCGACGGCCGCGCCGCCGGCCTCGCCGAGATCTACGTCCAGCGCTGGTTCGGCGGCCTCCCGCGCTACGACGAGACGCACCTGGCCACCGTCGACACCGTCCGCACCGCGCTTACCGACGCCCCCGGCATCGACGTCACCGGCGCCTGGACCGGCGGAGTGGGTGTCCCCGCCGTCATCGCGGACGCCCGCGCCGCCGCCACCCGTTTGCTAGGCTGA
- a CDS encoding DMT family transporter, whose amino-acid sequence MSWIILLLSGAFEAVWAVALDKSAGFSRLGPSIVFVVALIISMGGLAWALKTLPLGTAYAVWVGVGASLAVIYSFVTGQEAVSALKILFLLMVVGGIVGLKLAS is encoded by the coding sequence ATCTCGTGGATCATTCTGCTTCTCTCCGGCGCCTTCGAGGCCGTGTGGGCTGTCGCCCTGGACAAGTCCGCCGGCTTCTCCCGCCTCGGCCCCTCCATCGTCTTCGTCGTCGCCCTCATCATCTCCATGGGCGGGCTCGCCTGGGCGCTCAAGACCCTCCCACTGGGCACCGCCTACGCCGTGTGGGTCGGCGTCGGTGCCTCCCTGGCCGTCATCTACTCCTTCGTCACCGGGCAGGAAGCCGTCAGCGCCCTGAAGATCCTCTTCCTGCTCATGGTCGTCGGAGGCATCGTGGGCCTCAAACTCGCCAGCTGA
- the hemE gene encoding uroporphyrinogen decarboxylase, with product MTRRSLHDAPLLDAAAGRTPTRTPVWFMRQAGRSLPEYRQVREGIDMLDSCFMPELLAEITLQPVRRHDVDAAILFSDIVVPLKAAGVGVEIVPGRGPVMDAPIRTRADVDKLPILEQDVDEVTRGIGIILDELTDTQALIGFVGAPFTLASYLVEGGPSKNHETTKAMMHAEPETWHALMQRLTPTIIRFLQLQIDAGIDAMQLFDSWAGFLTERDYREFVLPYSTEILRAIDDAGIPRIHFGVGTGEILGAMSEAGSEVMGVDWRVPLDVAATRIAAASGPKVLQGNLDPAMLFAGRTVLSQEVARIKAEAAAAIDAGDATGHIFNLGHGVLPNTPAEAITETVAIIHEEH from the coding sequence ATGACACGCCGTAGCCTCCACGACGCCCCGCTTCTCGACGCCGCCGCCGGCCGCACCCCCACCCGCACCCCGGTGTGGTTCATGCGCCAGGCCGGGCGTTCCCTGCCCGAGTACCGCCAGGTGCGCGAGGGAATCGACATGCTCGACTCCTGCTTCATGCCGGAACTGCTCGCCGAGATCACCCTCCAGCCGGTGCGCCGCCACGACGTCGACGCCGCCATCCTCTTCTCCGACATCGTCGTGCCGCTCAAGGCCGCCGGCGTCGGCGTGGAGATCGTCCCCGGACGCGGACCCGTGATGGATGCGCCGATCCGGACCCGCGCGGACGTCGACAAGCTCCCGATCCTCGAGCAGGACGTGGACGAGGTGACCCGCGGCATCGGGATCATCCTCGACGAGCTCACCGACACCCAGGCCCTCATCGGCTTCGTCGGCGCGCCCTTCACCCTGGCCAGCTACCTCGTCGAGGGTGGGCCGAGCAAGAACCACGAGACCACCAAGGCGATGATGCACGCGGAGCCGGAGACCTGGCACGCCCTCATGCAGCGCCTGACCCCGACGATCATCCGCTTCCTCCAGCTGCAGATCGACGCCGGCATCGACGCCATGCAGCTGTTCGACTCCTGGGCCGGATTCCTCACCGAACGCGACTACCGCGAGTTCGTCCTGCCGTACTCCACCGAGATCCTCCGCGCCATCGACGACGCCGGCATCCCGCGCATCCACTTCGGCGTGGGCACCGGCGAGATCCTCGGCGCCATGAGCGAGGCCGGCTCCGAGGTCATGGGCGTGGACTGGCGCGTCCCGCTCGACGTCGCCGCCACCCGCATCGCCGCCGCCTCCGGCCCGAAGGTCCTCCAGGGCAACCTCGACCCGGCCATGCTCTTCGCCGGCCGCACCGTCCTGTCCCAGGAGGTCGCCCGCATCAAGGCCGAGGCCGCCGCCGCCATCGACGCCGGCGACGCCACCGGCCACATCTTCAACCTCGGCCACGGTGTCCTGCCGAACACCCCCGCCGAGGCCATCACCGAGACCGTCGCCATCATCCACGAGGAGCACTAG
- a CDS encoding heavy metal translocating P-type ATPase, whose product MERNADQVTAAIAEARSAADAAGFGDRDARGDDPDIDPADRPKVSYGFELEGLTNAPDVADMEIALEAVPGVRARIVYPKATAWITAPDTVDPDVLVEIIAGFGITAVLTDLSLRRRVLRAMPGEGLAQRTDRRDRRERSPRRGPSWKIRRHIEEEARLLERARRAGFLDSELDRLREPETAHPDDVLFTARELLTPTRLVIALLLSIPVLIMAYFPDWQFDGWQWASLALATPVVTWCAWPFHRALVGGLRRGLTALDGASSVAIIAAVVWSLVMLLLTSAGDLDWRSHPEWFAFRHSRITDGELFLDVACGMTVLLLAGRLLTMRTRGSLLDEVDARRPGPHHPVLVVPKGRGPGSAPADERIPLQEVNVGDDVVVTAGEIIPVDGVVVGGACTVERSMIATSEVDREPVKVNSYVYAGTRNLDGRIKVRVVYTGHRTRLAAIHQWVSDANRKQNQSTLLSTRTASLLIPAALGVAALDFALWVLIAGNFNAAFATALAVLASVAPVAIALSPALAIRHGVESAARNGVLFRDGATIRRTETVDTVVFNRVGTLAETDMTVETVTADRGENPELILRVAGALALESDHPVSRALVRAAREARDAGAGGEEIPHWIDVTHAEVDSEGGFTGLIDLPLAEADGSVHLTQVEARLWRPQNMSELHGRLAAAAVSGGTPLVVRWKGRDRGVITLHDTVKDDAQDAITELDDLGVDTVMLSRDTYPVARRFADRIGIDQVLAGIAPAKKPQSVRALHTRGATVAMVGDVSVTDTLRVADVGILMGTDDQVDRVAQSGHADVDVIVLRPDVSAVPQLIWHARRVCRIIDHNIIFAWTYNGLALAASVAGILHPMAATVLMLGSSLLIEARSNSARNFPR is encoded by the coding sequence ATGGAACGCAACGCCGATCAGGTGACCGCCGCGATCGCCGAGGCCCGCAGCGCCGCCGACGCCGCCGGCTTCGGCGACCGGGACGCCCGCGGTGATGATCCCGACATCGACCCGGCCGACCGCCCCAAGGTCTCCTACGGCTTCGAACTCGAGGGACTGACCAACGCCCCGGACGTCGCCGACATGGAGATCGCCCTCGAGGCCGTGCCCGGCGTCCGTGCCCGCATCGTCTACCCCAAAGCCACCGCCTGGATCACCGCCCCCGACACCGTCGACCCGGACGTCCTCGTGGAGATCATCGCCGGCTTCGGCATCACCGCGGTGCTCACCGACCTGTCCCTGCGCCGCCGCGTGCTCCGCGCGATGCCGGGGGAGGGGCTGGCCCAGCGCACCGACCGCCGGGACCGTCGGGAACGCAGCCCCCGCCGCGGCCCCTCCTGGAAGATCCGCCGCCACATCGAGGAGGAGGCGCGTCTCCTCGAACGGGCCCGCCGCGCCGGCTTCCTCGACTCCGAGCTCGACCGCCTGCGTGAACCGGAGACCGCCCACCCGGACGACGTCCTGTTCACCGCCCGGGAACTGCTCACGCCCACCCGCCTGGTCATCGCCCTGCTGCTGAGCATCCCGGTGCTCATCATGGCCTACTTCCCGGACTGGCAGTTCGACGGCTGGCAGTGGGCGAGCCTGGCGCTGGCCACCCCGGTGGTCACCTGGTGTGCGTGGCCCTTCCACCGGGCGCTGGTCGGTGGGCTGCGCCGCGGGCTCACGGCCCTCGACGGCGCCAGTTCGGTGGCCATCATCGCGGCCGTGGTCTGGTCCCTGGTCATGCTGCTGCTCACCTCCGCCGGGGACCTCGACTGGCGTTCCCACCCGGAGTGGTTCGCCTTCCGCCATTCCCGGATCACCGACGGTGAGCTGTTCCTCGACGTCGCCTGCGGCATGACCGTCCTGCTCCTGGCCGGCCGGCTGCTCACCATGCGTACCCGGGGCAGCCTGCTCGACGAGGTGGACGCCCGCCGCCCGGGGCCGCACCATCCCGTGCTCGTCGTCCCCAAGGGCCGAGGGCCGGGAAGCGCGCCGGCGGATGAGCGGATCCCCCTGCAGGAGGTCAACGTCGGCGATGACGTCGTGGTCACCGCCGGGGAGATCATCCCGGTCGACGGCGTGGTCGTCGGTGGTGCCTGCACGGTCGAACGCAGCATGATCGCCACCAGTGAGGTCGACCGGGAGCCCGTCAAGGTCAACTCCTACGTCTACGCCGGCACCCGGAACCTCGACGGCCGGATCAAGGTCCGCGTGGTCTACACCGGCCACCGCACCCGCCTGGCCGCCATCCACCAGTGGGTCTCGGACGCGAACCGGAAGCAGAACCAGTCGACCCTGCTGTCCACCCGCACCGCCTCCCTGCTCATCCCGGCCGCCCTCGGGGTGGCGGCGCTCGACTTCGCCCTGTGGGTGCTCATCGCCGGCAACTTCAACGCCGCCTTCGCCACCGCCCTCGCGGTGCTGGCGAGTGTCGCCCCGGTGGCGATCGCCCTGTCCCCGGCCCTGGCCATCCGCCACGGTGTCGAGTCGGCGGCCCGCAACGGGGTGCTCTTCCGGGACGGCGCGACCATCCGCCGCACCGAGACGGTGGACACGGTGGTGTTCAACCGGGTGGGCACCCTCGCGGAGACGGACATGACCGTGGAGACCGTGACCGCCGACCGGGGGGAGAACCCCGAACTCATCCTCCGGGTCGCCGGCGCCCTGGCGCTGGAATCCGACCACCCCGTCTCCCGGGCCCTGGTCCGTGCCGCCCGGGAGGCGCGCGACGCCGGCGCAGGCGGGGAGGAGATCCCGCACTGGATCGACGTCACCCACGCGGAGGTCGACTCCGAGGGCGGATTCACCGGACTCATCGACCTGCCCCTGGCGGAGGCCGACGGCAGCGTCCACCTCACCCAGGTGGAGGCGCGGCTGTGGCGGCCGCAGAACATGTCGGAGCTGCACGGCCGGTTGGCGGCGGCCGCGGTGTCCGGCGGCACCCCCCTGGTGGTGCGGTGGAAGGGCCGGGACCGGGGAGTGATCACCCTCCACGACACCGTCAAGGACGACGCGCAGGACGCCATCACCGAGCTCGACGATCTCGGGGTGGACACCGTCATGCTCAGCCGGGACACCTATCCGGTGGCCCGCCGCTTCGCCGACCGCATCGGCATCGACCAGGTTCTCGCGGGCATCGCCCCGGCGAAGAAGCCGCAGTCGGTCCGGGCACTGCACACCCGCGGGGCGACGGTGGCCATGGTCGGTGACGTCTCGGTGACCGACACCCTGCGGGTGGCGGACGTGGGCATCCTCATGGGCACCGACGACCAGGTCGACCGGGTCGCCCAGTCCGGCCACGCGGACGTGGACGTCATCGTCCTGCGCCCGGATGTCTCCGCCGTGCCGCAGCTGATCTGGCACGCCCGTCGCGTGTGCCGGATCATCGACCACAACATCATCTTCGCCTGGACCTACAACGGCCTCGCCCTGGCGGCGTCGGTCGCCGGCATCCTCCACCCCATGGCCGCCACCGTCCTCATGCTGGGGTCCTCCCTGCTCATCGAGGCCCGCTCCAACAGCGCCCGCAACTTCCCCCGCTAG